In Rhipicephalus microplus isolate Deutch F79 chromosome 9, USDA_Rmic, whole genome shotgun sequence, one genomic interval encodes:
- the LOC142772233 gene encoding uncharacterized protein LOC142772233, whose protein sequence is MQTAVLEGVLENGSIERLSLDLLRESDEITALVSRIIYTNRVIHILRISSLWRPPPGLYSVYDCWVLPLVENDTLEEVGLPLDVLCSETWSAFFHALPAKENLKMVHIFPPHHDPWLNWLCAELERSGSEEKVSLGSLTLWEEAIEVLDCKAFSGVDLSSAEYDCMLATLVRLPNCLHLKNVDISIETDDMTLCLAMAEFLRSTRTLEVLELCVNSVLMHLDDQSPGWNVILESLSQNRSLRRLDVSIYPMGNQAVQGLAESVKQNTHIRRIYLQYMPASNEIAFLRCLSRDVENNYRLTEVDCSYLLDDCFSDYLAVKATTWRNSGLVARAAQIKQASHLDRYVSREVDRVSRYPALLDEVARSANLDQAELAVLVRDRLSQVRSLHGFMRVAGVVKERVICHPTDDGRTQLDELNEDCWSHVRRYLATDDIDYGV, encoded by the exons ATGCAAACAGCCGTACTGGAAGGCGTTTTGGAAAATGGGAGCATCGAAAGGCTATCGCTTGACCTTTTAAGAGAAAGTGATGAAATCACCGCCCTAGTGTCGCGAATAATCTATACTAACCGAGTAATACACATACTACGCATTTCGAGTTTATGGCGTCCTCCACCTGGGCTTTACTCAGTTTACGACTGCTGGGTACTTCCTCTCGTTGAGAATGACACACTGGAAGAAGTGGGACTGCCACTGGATGTTTTATGTTCCGAAACGTGGTCGGCTTTCTTCCATGCTCTGCCGGCTAAAGAAAACCTTAAAATGGTCCACATTTTCCCTCCACATCATGATCCTTGGCTCAACTGGCTATGCGCAGAGCTGGAACGCAGTGGCTCCGAAGAAAAAGTTTCCCTCGGATCGTTAACTTTATGGGAAGAGGCGATTGAAGTCCTAGATTGCAAGGCATTTTCGGGCGTGGATTTGTCGTCAGCAGAATATGACTGCATGTTAGCCACCTTGGTTCGGTTACCGAACTGTCTGCACCTGAAGAACGTCGACATCTCCATTGAGACTGACGACATGACGCTGTGCTTGGCTATGGCTGAATTTTTGAGATCAACTAGAACTTTGGAAGTACTGGAGCTTTGTGTCAATAGTGTTCTCATGCACCTAGATGACCAAAGCCCGGGCTGGAACGTCATTCTCGAGTCGCTGTCTCAAAACAGGAGCTTGAGACGTCTGGATGTTAGTATATATCCTATGGGTAACCAAGCCGTCCAAGGCTTGGCTGAGTCAGTCAAGCAGAACACACACATAAGGCGAATATATTTGCAATACATGCCGGCATCGAACGAAATCGCATTTCTTCGGTGCCTATCGAGGGACGTCGAAAACAACTACAGGCTGACTGAGGTGGATTGCAGTTACCTTCTGGACGACTGTTTCAGCGACTATCTCGCTGTCAAGGCGACAACTTGGAGGAACAGTGGTCTCGTCGCGAGAGCTGCTCAGATAAAGCAAGCATCGCATCTAGACAG GTACGTCAGCAGAGAGGTGGACCGCGTGTCCCGATACCCGGCCTTGTTGGACGAGGTTGCCAGGAGCGCCAACCTCGACCAAGCAGAACTAGCGGTCTTGGTACGAGACCGCCTGAGTCAAGTACGATCCCTTCATGGATTCATGCGTGTCGCCGGAGTCGTGAAAGAACGAGTGATCTGCCATCCTACCGACGATGGTCGAACGCAGCTGGATGAGCTGAATGAGGATTGCTGGAGTCACGTTCGACGGTACCTCGCGACCGACGACATCGATTACGGCGTGTAA